From the genome of Rhizobacter sp. AJA081-3:
AAAGTGGCCGGCCAGGAGTTCGATGTCATCGACACGTTCGCGCAAGGGCGGCAGCGTGACCTTGAGCCCGGCGATCCGGTAGTAAAGGTCGGCCCGGAAGCGCCCCGCCTGGACTTCGGTGAGCAGGTCCCGGTGCGTCGCGCAGATGACGCGGACGTCGACCCGCTTGGGGCTGCCCTCGCCGAGCCGGCGCAGCTCGCCCGTCTCGAGCACCCGCAGCAATTTCGCCTGAACCTCGGGCGCCAGTTCGCAGACGTGATCGAGCAGCACGGTGCCGCCGTGGGCCTGTTCGAACAGCCCCGCGCGAGTGCTCATCGCGCCGAAGTACGCGCCCCGCACGTGGCCGAACAGCTCGTCTTCGGCGAGCGCCGCCGGCAGGGTTGCGCAGTCCACGGTCACGAAGGGCCGATCGGCGCGCGGCGAGCTGGCATGCACATGCCTGGCCGCGAGCTCCTTGCCGACGCCGGTCTCGCCGAGCAGCAGGACGGGAAGCGTGAAGCGCGCCGCACGCGCCAGATCGGCCAGCGCGATGACGAAGGCCTGGCTGCTCCCGAGCAGTGACTCCTCCGAAGGCGCCGGTGCGACCGGGCGCGACTGCAGCGGCGTGATCGACTCACCGAGCAGCAGCTGGCCCCCCAGCCTGACCGGATAGCCCACGATGCGCACGACATCCTGCCGCGCGCCACAACCGTAGTGCACATGCACGACTTCGGTCGACTCGCCGGTGGACATCACGGCCTGCAGGGGGCAGGCCTCGCCATGCTCGTGGCAGGGCGACGACCGGTGGTGCGACACCTGGTGGCAGTGGAAGCCCTCGATCTGCTTTGGCGTCAGACCGTACAGCGCGGCGTAGTGATTGTTGGCCGCGACGATGCGATAACGAGCATCGATGAGCACGAACGGATCCGCTCGCGCCTCGATCAGCGAACGCAGATCGGCTACATCGGACTTTGCTGACATGCAAGCCACAATGTCATGACACATCAACAGTGTCATGCGGGTAATCCAGCAATCTTCATGCAGCTCGCGCCGCCAGCTCGGCACACTGCAGCCTCCATGCGGCGGCACACTCGGCTTCCCAGCGGGCCTGCGTCGCACGGGCCCGCGCCAACAAGCCGAGGAGACCGTCATGACACTGCACCGTTCGATCGCTGCACTTTCCCGCTCGATCGTCGTCGCGGGCATCGCCGCCGCGTTCGCCCCCGCCCAGGCCGACGAGACCTGCAATTCGCCCTACATGGCCAAGCTGCTGACGGGCCAGGAGGACTACGTCCATGTCTGGACGCTCGGCGTCAAGGGCATGGGCGACGGCAACGACAAGCTGGTGACGATCGATGCCAACCCGAAGTCGAAGCAGTACGGCAAGGTCATCCACAAGATCGTGCTGCCGGGCCGGGGCGAGGCGCATCACATGGGCTTCACCGACGACCGGCGCTTCCTGTGGGCCGGACGCCTGGACGACAACAAGATCTTCGTCTTCGACATGAGCCGCCCGGACAAGCCTCGCCTGACGAAGACGATCACCAACCTGGTCGCGAAGACCGGCTTCGTCGGCCCGCACACGTTCTACGCCATGCCCGGCCGCATGCTCGTGCAGGCCCTGTCGAACGCCAAGGACCACGGCGGGCAGACCGGGCTGGTGATGTTCAACAACAAGGGCGACATCATCGAGAAGTACCCGATGCCCACGACCGACATCGGCGGCACCCAGGGCGACGGCTACGGCTACGACATCGCGATCAACCCGGCCAAGAACGTGATGCTGACGTCCAGCTTCACCGGCTGGAACAACTACATGATGGATCTGGGCAAGCTCATCAAGGACGGCGAGGCCATGAAGCGCTTCGGCAACACCATGGTGGCGTGGGACGTGAAGGCGATGAAGCCCTTGAAGGTCATGAGCGTTCCCGGGGCGCCGCTGGAGATCCGCTGGTCGCTGAAGGAAGGCGACAACTGGGCCATCACCGCGACGGCGCTGACCTCCAAGCTCTGGCTGATCAAGCAGGACGCGAAGGGCGAGTGGCAGGCCAAGGACGTCGCGACGATCGGCGATCCGTCCAAGGTGCCTCTGCCGGTGGACATCAGCATCACTGCCGACGGCAAGGGCCTGTGGGTCAACACCTTCATGGACGGCACGACGCGCTACTTCGACCTCACCAACCCGGAGCAGCCGAAGCAGACGTACACGATGAACACCGGCCGCCAGGTCAACATGGTGTCGCAGAGCTGGGACGGCAAGCGCCTCTACATCACATCGTCCCTGCTCGCCAACTGGGACAAGAAGGGCGAGGACAACGAGCAGGTGCTGCGCGCCTACGACTGGGACGGGAAGGCCCTGAAGCAGCGCTTCGAGGTCGACTTCGCCAAGCTCAAGCTGGGACGCGCACACCACATGAAGTTCACCGCACGCCCCGCCGGCCAGGAGCTCGCAGCGGCCGGTACGCTGATGGCCCGCGCACCGAAGTGAGACGCCGGCAGTTCGTGGCGGCTGCCGCGCTCGCGCCCTGGGGCGTGCGCGCGGCAAGCGATGCGCCGAACGGGCCGCAAGGCGCGGCCCGCGTGGACACCGCGCGCCTGCCTGCGCCGGGCACCTATTCACTGCCGCGGATCATGGATGCGCCCACCGGCCTCGTGCTCGACACGAAGGGCCGCGCCCATCGGTTCCACGGGCTGCTGCGCGGGAGACTGAGCGTCGTCTCCTTCATCTACAGCTACTGCCGCGACCCGCTCGGGTGCCCGCGGGCCTGGGCCGTGCTGGAGGATCTGCAGGCGGCCTTGCGTGCCGATCCCGGCCTGTCCGGCCGCACGCAGATCGTCAGCCTGAGCTTCGACCCGAGCCACGACACCCCCGAAGTCATGCGGCTTCTCGCCGGCTCGCGCGCCACCGATCCGGCCGTGCGCTGGCAGTTCCTGACCACCGCCTCGGTGGGCGCGCTGCTGCCGCTGCTGCGCGGCTTCGGGCAGGACGTCAGCATCGAGACCGATGCCGCCGGCCGCCAGACCCGCACCTTGAACCACCTGTTGAAGGTGTTTCTCGTCGATGCCGAACTCCAGGTTCGCGAGATCTACAGCGTGGCGACACTCGACCCGCAGGCGCTGCTGAACGACATCCGCACGCTGGACCTCGAACGGCGGCCGCCCCGATGAAGCGCGCCGGGATGGCCGGCCTGCTCGTCGGGCTGGTGCTGCTGCCGCTCGCCGCGACCTGCGTCGCCGGCACGCTCGGCCTGCCGCCCCTGCCGGGGCCGGCCCCGGCGCCAGCGCTGGCCGAGCTGGGCCGGCAGCTGTTCTTCGATCGTCGCCTGTCGGTCAACGGCACGCTGTCTTGCGCCATGTGCCACGTGCCCGAGCAGGGCTTCACCGTCAACGAACTGCGCACCTCGGTCGGCATGGAAGGCATCAGCCTGCGGCGCAACGCACCGACCCTGCTGAATGTCGCCTACGTGCGCGAGCTCTTCGTCGACGGCCGCTCTGCCAGCCTCGAGGCCCAGGCGCTCATGCCGGTCGTCCATCCGGACGAGATGGCCAATCCGGACCTGCGATCGGTGATGCGCCGCATCGCGTCGATGGCGGAGTACAGGAAGACCTTCCTGCGCGCCTTCGGCTCCACGACCCCCACGCCGCAGCGGGTGTCGGCCGCGCTGGCGGCGTTCGAGCGAACCTTGCTTGCCGGGGACTCGCCATTCGACCGCTGGCACTACGCCGGCAAGACGAAAGCGATCGATGAGCGCGCGCGTCGCGGCTACGCCCTCTTCATGGCGCAGGGCTGCGCGCAGTGCCACCCGATCGGCGCGCGCGATGCGCTCTTCAGCGACGGCCTGTTCCACAACACAGGGGTGCAGGCGCGCAGTGACGCGCGGCGCGACAGCGCCGCGAGCTTCACGCTGACCCCCGGGCTGCAGGCCCACCTCGATGCGGACGCGCTGCGGCGCATCGGCGTGCCCGACCTGCCCGACGACGGCCGCTACGAGGTGACGCGGCGCGAAGCCGATCGGCGAGCCTTCCGCACACCGAGCCTGCGCAACGTCGCGCTCACAGCGCCCTACATGCACGACGGCTCCCTGGCGACGCTCCACGAGGTCATCGACTTCTATGCCCAGGGCGGCTCACCGGATGATCCACGCCAGGACGCGCGCATCAAGCCGCTCGCACTCAGTGCGGACGACCGCGCCTGCCTGGTCGAATTCCTGGAAGCGCTCACGTCGGAAAGCCTCTCGCCAGGACGGTATCGCGCGCGATAGGGGCGGGAGCAGAAAGAAGGGCTCGTGGCGCCAAGGCCGCGAGCCCTTATTCGACGCTGTCGGAAGTACGTTCTAGAACGGGATGTCGTCGTCCATGTTGTCGAAGCCGGTGGCCGGCTTCGATGCGGGCTTGCTGGCGGCAGGTCGCGCGGCCGGCGCCTGGCGTTGCCCGCCACCACCACCGCCGCCGCCGTGCTCTTCACCGCGGTCGTCGCCGCCGCCACCGCCGCCGCCCATGCCTTCACGGCCGCCGAGCATCTGCATCTCGGTGGCGATGACTTCGGTGGTGTACTGCTCCTTGCCTTCCTTGTCGGTCCACTTGCGCGTCTTCAGGCGGCCCTCGACGTAGACCGAGCGGCCCTTCTTCAGGTACTCGCCGGCGATCTCGGCCAGCGGTCGTTAGAAGACCACCCGGTGCCATTCGGTCTCTTCCTGCTTGTCGCCGGATTCCTTGTTCTTCCACTGCCGCGTGGTGGCCACGCTGACATTGCATACCGCGTTGCCGTTGGGCGTGTAGCGCACCTCGGGGTCGCGGCCGAGGTTGCCGATGATCTGGACTTTGTTCAACGAGGCCATGCTGCGCTCTCCGCTGGGGAAATAGGGTGTTCGGGGCTGGTGTGCCGCGATTATCGCCCTGCGTGCCCCGCCGCACCCTCCCCCGGCACGGGGCTCCGCGGGGGAGTCGCCAGCTTCCCCCGATCAGGGGTGCCGCGGCAGCCGCACGCTGACGACGTGGCGGCCGTCGCGCCGCGCGAAATCCAGCTTGCCGCCCATTCGCGCGACCACCCGCGCCACGATCGCCAGGCCCAGGCCGGTGCCCGGCGTACCGCGCGCCGCGTCGCCGCGGGCGAAAGCCTGCAGCAGGCCCTCGCGCTGCGCCTGCGGCACGCCAGCGCCGGCGTCGCTGACCTCGATCAGCGCCGAGTCGCCTTCCTCGCGCACCAGCAGTTGCACCGGCGGCTTGCCGTGCTTGAAGGCGTTGTCGAGCAGGTTGGCGACGAGCCGCTCGACCAGCAGCGGGTGGCTGCGCACCAGCATCAGCGTGGGCGGGGCGTCGACCTGCAGTTCGGCCGCGCCGTGGCCGGTGGCCCCGGCGGCGGCGCGGGCCAGCGCGGCCAGGTCGGCGTTCTGGTCGAGCGAGAGTTCGCCGGCGCGCACATGATCGAGAAAGCTCTCGATCAACCGGTCGGCCACCTGGGTGTTGCGCACGATCGCCTCGCGCCAGTGCGCCGAGTCGGGCTCCTCGGGCAGCAGCCCGGCGGCCATGCGGATGCGCGCCAGCGGGCTGCGCAGGTCGTGCGACACGCCAGCCAGCAGGAGTGCGCGCTCGCGTTCGTGGCGCTCGAAGCGCTGCAGCAGTTCGTCATAGGCGGACTCGATGGCGGCGAGCTCGGGCGAGGCGCCATCGATGGGTGCGGCAGTGCGCGTGGGTTCGCCGGGCCGCTGCGACTGCATGCGAGCGCGCAGCTCCTCCAGCGGCCGGGTCAGCCGGCGCGTGAAGTACCAGCTCACCGCCACCAGCAGCAGCGCGCTGATCAGCACCGCCAGCAGCAGGCGGCCGGGGATCCGCGGCAGCAGCGCGATGTCGGTCAGGCCGAACCAGCGCAGGGCGCCGTCGGCCGTGCGCAGCTGCAGCCACAGCACGGCACCGCCGGCACCGCGGGCGATCACCGCGTCCTGCACCTTGAGGCCCCGGCGTGCGAGTTCGTCGTCCAGCGCGGCCATGCGCGGCGCGCCCACCGGTGCGCGCCAGGCCGGCGAAGGCCGTTTGTCGCTTCGCAGCAGCTCGCGAGGCACGGCAGGCATCGGCCCGTCGGCACCCACCGCCTGGCGCAGCGCCGGGGCCCAGCGCTCGGCCACCAGCCGTGCCACCGCAACGTTGCGCTCCACGTAGACCAGCACGCCGAACACGACCAGCAACGCGATGGCCACCAAGACCTGCAGCAGCAGCAGGCGCGCGAACAGGCTGTCGAAACGCGGCAGCTTCACGATGCGCCCGGTGCCCGCTCAGCGGGGCACGAAGACATAACCCTCGCCGCGCACGGTGTCGATCCAGTCCTTGCCGGGGCTGGCCTCACGGAGCTTGCGGCGCAGCCGCGCCACCTGCACGTCGACAGTGCGGTCCAGCGGCTTGTAGCTGCCGGCCTGCACCGCCTCGCTGAGCGCCTCGCGCGACAGCGCCTGCCCCGGCGCGCGCGCCAGTGCAGCGAGCAGCTTGTATTCGACACTGGTCAGCGCCACCGCGCGTTCATCGGCCAGCACCTCGCGCCGGAGCATGTCGATGCGAAGGCCCTCGAAGCGCAGCAGCGCGCCGTCGCTGCGGCCCGGCGCCTGGCGGCGCAGCAAGGCGCGCACGCGCGCCACCAGCTCACGCGGCTCGAAGGGCTTGGAGAGATAGTCGTCGGCACCGATCTCCAGGCCGAGCACGCGGTCCATCGGATCGCCGCGCGCGGTGAACATCACCAGCCCCAGGCCGGGCTGCGCAGCGCGCCAGCGGCGGCACAGGTCGTAACCGTTGGCGTCGGGCAGCATGACGTCGAGCAGCACCGCGTCGGGGCGCTGCTCGGCCAGTGCCCGTTCGCCGTCGCCGCCGGTCAGCACCGCATGCACCGCCCAGCCCTCGCGGCCCAGCAGCTCGGCGACCATCGCCGACAGCTCGGCGTCGTCGTCGACGATCAGGACCAGCGGTTTGGCACTCATGCGGCGGCAGTGTAGGGCGCGGAAACATCCTGTTCCCTTGCATTGCAGAACTGTCGCAATTCGTCGCGCCGCATGTGCTTCCATCGTGTCACGTGGCGCGTTCAATGGACACCTGCCACTGCACGAGGAACCAAACATGCGATTGCCACCCCAACTGCTGGCCGCGCTGGGACTGCTGATCGGCGCATCGGCCGTGTTTGCCGCCGATGCACCCGCCGGCACCTGCCGCGACGACGCGAAGAAGCATTGCGCCTCGGTGCAGCCGGGCGGCGGACGTCTGATGACTTGCCTGAAGGACAAGCAGTCCGAGTTGTCCTCCGCCTGCCAGGCGGCGCTGCCGGTGATGGAGCGCTGCGCGCAGGAAGTGAAGTCCGCCTGCGGCACGTCCGGCAAGCGCGGCATGCGCGAATGCCTGCGCAGCCAGTCCGACAAGATCAGCCCCGAATGCCGCAGCCTCGCGCCCCAGCGCTGAGGCCCCGGTTCATCCCACCCCTCTTTTCTCAGGAGTCCGATATGAAGAAGAACGCAAACGCCCGCCTCGCCCTGATCCCTGCCGCCGCCTTGCTGGCGCTGCTGGCTGCCTGCGGTGGCGGCGGCGACGACGCCGGCACGCCCGTCACCGGCGTGACCGAATCGCAGGCGCAGGCGATGAGCGCCAACAGTGCCGTCGTGCCCAGCGAGACCACCGATGCTGCGACGACGCTGCTCAGCACCACGCAAGCGGTGGTGGCCGGCGGCACGGCGAGCCAGACCTACAACTGCGTCGGCGGCGGCACGGCGATGTTCACCGCCACCGGCGGCAGCCTGGGCAGCCTGACCAACGGGCAGCTCGACGCCGGCGAGATCTACAGCGTGACCTACACCAACTGCGTCGGCAGCGCGGGCGCGGCCAGCCTGAACGGCAGCGCGACGCTGACGGTGGTGTCGGCCGCGGCCGGCGCGGTGGAAGTGACCACGAGCACCAGCGGCATCGTCATCACGCTGCCGCAGCGCGTGCTGACGCTCAACGGCACCTCCACGCTGTCGCAGACGGTGGTGACCAGCGGCGCCAGCACCACGACGACCAACCACTGGACCTCGCCGCAAATCGTGGTGACCAGCCAGCGCAATGCGCGCAACAGCACCTTCACGCTGACCGGCATCGACATCACCCGCAGCATCACCACCACCAACGGCGTGATCAGCGCGCGCAGCAGCAGCGGTACGCACACGATGAATGCGGTGCTGCCCAATGGCAACTGGACCGTCACCACCGCCACCAACGGCACGGTGAGCTTCGACGCCAACGGCGTGCCGACGCAGGGCGCCTGGACGATCACCCTGCCGAACAACCGCATTGGCGTGAGCGTGGTGCCCGGCACGCTGACCGTGACGGTGGACTTCGGCGCCGACGGCTCGATCGACCGCACCTACACCTTCACCAGCGCGACGATCGGCGCCGAGGCGGGCTGATCGATCCAGGCCCGGGAGCGGGCTGCGACAATCGCGGCTCACTCCCGCCGCCTGCCGTGCCCGTCTCCGAAGCCACCCCGACTGCCCCCACTGCCAGCACCACCGGCGGCGCGCCGCTGGCGATCCTGCAGCAGGTGTTCGGCTACCCCGCCTTCCGCGGCCAGCAGCAGGACATCATCCAGCACGTCAGCGCCGGCGGCGACGCGCTGGTGCTCATGCCCACCGGCGGCGGCAAGAGCCTGTGCTACCAGGTGCCGGCGATCGTGCGGCACCGGCGCGAGCAGGGCGTGGCGATCGTCGTCAGCCCGCTGATCGCGCTGATGCACGATCAGGTCGGCGCGCTGGAGGAAGCCGGCGTGCACGCCGCCTTCCTCAACTCCACGCTGACGCTGGACGACACGCAGAAGATCGAACGCGAGATGATGTCCGGCCGGCTCGTGCTGCTGTACGCCGCGCCGGAGCGCATCACCACGCCGCGCATGCTGGCGCAGCTCGATTCGCTGCACGAGCGCGGCCTGCTCAGCCTGTTCGCCATCGACGAGGCGCATTGCGTGAGCCAGTGGGGCCACGACTTCCGCGAAGACTATCTGGGCCTGAACGTGCTGCACGAGCGCTGGCCCGACGTGCCGCGCATCGCGCTCACCGCCACCGCCGACGACCTGACGCGCGCCGACATCATCACGCGGCTGCAGCTGCAGACGGCGCGCGTCTTCATCAGCAGTTTCGACCGGCCGAACATCCGCTACTCGATCGTCGAGAAGGACGAGGCCCGCAAGCAGCTGCTGCGCTTCCTGCGCGACGAGCACGAGGGCGACGCCGGCATCGTCTACTGCCAGAGCCGCAAGAAGGTCGAGGAGACCGCCGCCTGGCTGAACGACGAGGGCCTCACCGCGTTGCCGTACCACGCCGGGCTCGATGCCGACGTGCGCAAGCGCCACCAGGACCGTTTCCTGCGCGAGGACGGCATCGTGATGGTCGCCACCATCGCCTTCGGCATGGGCATCGACAAGCCCGATGTGCGCTTCGTCGCCCACCTCGACCTGCCGAAGAACATCGAGAGCTACTACCAGGAGACCGGCCGCGCCGGCCGCGACGGCGCACCGGCCGATGCCTGGATGGCCTACGGCCTGGCGGACGTGGTGAACCAGCGCCGCATGATCGACGAGAGCCCGGCCGAGGAGGAGTTCAAGCGCGGCCAGCGCAGCAAGCTCGACGCGCTGCTGGCGCTGGCCGAAGCGCACGACTGCCGCCGCGTGCGGCTGCTCGCCTACTTCGGCGAGGAGAGCTCACCCTGCGGCAACTGCGACAACTGCCTGAACCCGCCGGCCACCTGGGACGCGACTGAGGCTTCGCGCAAGGCGCTCTCCTGCATCTACCGCTTCCACCAGAACCGCGGCCAGCGTTTCGGCGCCGGCCACCTGATCGACGTGCTGCGCGGCAAGGTGACGGACAAGGTGACGCAGTACGGCCACGAACAGCTCTCGACCTTCGGCATTGGCGCCGATCTCTCCGAGACGCAGTGGCGCGGCGTGCTGCGCCAGCTCATCGCGCTGGGCCACCTGCGCACCGAGGGCGAATACAACACACTGGAGCTGACACCCAGCGCGCGCGAGGTGCTCAAGGGCGAGGTGGCGCTGCTGCTGCGCGTGCCCAGCGAAGCGCCGAAGCGGGGACGCACCGGCCGCGTCGCCAAGGCCGGCGGAGGCCGCGAGAAGCCCGCGCCGATCGCGCTCGACGACGACGGCCAGCGCCGCTACGCCGCGCTGAAGGCCTGGCGCGCCGAGGTGGCGCGCGAGCACAACCTGCCGGCCTACGTCGTGTTCCACGACGCCACGCTGGCCGAGATGGCGCGCGACCAGCCCGGCTCGCTCGACGAACTCGGCGGCATCAGCGGCGTGGGTGCGAAGAAGCTCGAGGCCTACGGGCGCGAGATCCTTCGCGTGCTCGGCGAGGCGGGCTGAGCGCAGCCGATCACGGCGTGACGGTGACAGCCAGCACCGTGCTGTCGGCCTCGTTGCCGGCACCGTCACGCGCCCGCGCGAACACGCGCACCTGCGTGCGGCCGTCGGCGGGCACGAACACATCCCACTCGTAGGGCGGGCCACCCACGCTGCCCAGCCGCGTCGCCGCGCTGCCGTCGAGGCGGTAGAAGGCCACCTCGTCGATGCCGCTGTCGTTGTCGGAGGCCGCAGCCACCACGCGCAACGTGCCCCCGGCAGCCACGCTGGTCTGCCCGGTGGCGATGCTCACCGAAGGCGCGTTGTCGTCGCCGTAGTCGCCCCAGCCGATGTACAGGCCGCCACCGCAGCCGGCGAGCAGCATCGGCAGCAGGGCCAAGGCAAGGAGAACGAAGCGGGCCGCGCGAGTCATGGCGGGAATGCTACGCCCGCGCGGCACTGTGCCCGGCCTCAGCCGCGTGACAGTCGCGCCAGTTCGTCACCGACGAGTTTCACGACGAGTTTGTCGAGTGTCTGCACCGAGTAGTTGCCCACGTCGTGCACGGTCTGCGTGCCCGGGCCGCTGCCCGGGTCGGCGGCGTCCTTGTAGGTGAGGAAGACGAAACGCCCGGCGGTGTACTGCGCCATCTGGCGGTAGATGTATTCGCCCACCGGATCGAGCCCGCTCGCGCCCACGGCGAACAGCTTGATGCCCTTGGCCAGCGCCGCCTGCATGTCGAGGTCGTACTGCGGGCCGCCGTAGTCCAGGTGCGGCGGCGCATCCGCCACCAGCACCACCAGACGTGTCGCATCGGTGCGCCAGCTCAGGCCGTGCACCGTCTCGTGCAGCGCCTCGTTCAGCGCCTCGGGTGTGTCGCCGCCGCCGCCGGCCTGCACGCGGGCCAGCACGTTCTGGAAGGCGCCGAGCTCGTCGGTGAAATCGTGCGTGCGCATGAGGAACGCGTCGCCGCGGTCGCGGTAGGCGACCAGGCCGTAGCAGATGTCGGGCTGGCCGGGCAGTTGCGAGATCTGCTGCGACATCGCGCGCATCGAGCTCTTCAGCTTGGCGATCTCGT
Proteins encoded in this window:
- a CDS encoding sigma-54-dependent Fis family transcriptional regulator codes for the protein MTLLMCHDIVACMSAKSDVADLRSLIEARADPFVLIDARYRIVAANNHYAALYGLTPKQIEGFHCHQVSHHRSSPCHEHGEACPLQAVMSTGESTEVVHVHYGCGARQDVVRIVGYPVRLGGQLLLGESITPLQSRPVAPAPSEESLLGSSQAFVIALADLARAARFTLPVLLLGETGVGKELAARHVHASSPRADRPFVTVDCATLPAALAEDELFGHVRGAYFGAMSTRAGLFEQAHGGTVLLDHVCELAPEVQAKLLRVLETGELRRLGEGSPKRVDVRVICATHRDLLTEVQAGRFRADLYYRIAGLKVTLPPLRERVDDIELLAGHFLNQLREQTGVVPRLTPDALEWLRLQPWLGNVRELRQLVSRGAAQAADGLIDARMLARLAAEPGDQHAASADPEPDSAAATPRGSDRSQVAKVLAAHRGNRSAAARKLGVSERTLYRWLREERVGAAD
- a CDS encoding response regulator transcription factor — protein: MSAKPLVLIVDDDAELSAMVAELLGREGWAVHAVLTGGDGERALAEQRPDAVLLDVMLPDANGYDLCRRWRAAQPGLGLVMFTARGDPMDRVLGLEIGADDYLSKPFEPRELVARVRALLRRQAPGRSDGALLRFEGLRIDMLRREVLADERAVALTSVEYKLLAALARAPGQALSREALSEAVQAGSYKPLDRTVDVQVARLRRKLREASPGKDWIDTVRGEGYVFVPR
- a CDS encoding SCO family protein, translating into MRRRQFVAAAALAPWGVRAASDAPNGPQGAARVDTARLPAPGTYSLPRIMDAPTGLVLDTKGRAHRFHGLLRGRLSVVSFIYSYCRDPLGCPRAWAVLEDLQAALRADPGLSGRTQIVSLSFDPSHDTPEVMRLLAGSRATDPAVRWQFLTTASVGALLPLLRGFGQDVSIETDAAGRQTRTLNHLLKVFLVDAELQVREIYSVATLDPQALLNDIRTLDLERRPPR
- a CDS encoding ATP-binding protein — translated: MKLPRFDSLFARLLLLQVLVAIALLVVFGVLVYVERNVAVARLVAERWAPALRQAVGADGPMPAVPRELLRSDKRPSPAWRAPVGAPRMAALDDELARRGLKVQDAVIARGAGGAVLWLQLRTADGALRWFGLTDIALLPRIPGRLLLAVLISALLLVAVSWYFTRRLTRPLEELRARMQSQRPGEPTRTAAPIDGASPELAAIESAYDELLQRFERHERERALLLAGVSHDLRSPLARIRMAAGLLPEEPDSAHWREAIVRNTQVADRLIESFLDHVRAGELSLDQNADLAALARAAAGATGHGAAELQVDAPPTLMLVRSHPLLVERLVANLLDNAFKHGKPPVQLLVREEGDSALIEVSDAGAGVPQAQREGLLQAFARGDAARGTPGTGLGLAIVARVVARMGGKLDFARRDGRHVVSVRLPRHP
- the recQ gene encoding DNA helicase RecQ, translated to MPVSEATPTAPTASTTGGAPLAILQQVFGYPAFRGQQQDIIQHVSAGGDALVLMPTGGGKSLCYQVPAIVRHRREQGVAIVVSPLIALMHDQVGALEEAGVHAAFLNSTLTLDDTQKIEREMMSGRLVLLYAAPERITTPRMLAQLDSLHERGLLSLFAIDEAHCVSQWGHDFREDYLGLNVLHERWPDVPRIALTATADDLTRADIITRLQLQTARVFISSFDRPNIRYSIVEKDEARKQLLRFLRDEHEGDAGIVYCQSRKKVEETAAWLNDEGLTALPYHAGLDADVRKRHQDRFLREDGIVMVATIAFGMGIDKPDVRFVAHLDLPKNIESYYQETGRAGRDGAPADAWMAYGLADVVNQRRMIDESPAEEEFKRGQRSKLDALLALAEAHDCRRVRLLAYFGEESSPCGNCDNCLNPPATWDATEASRKALSCIYRFHQNRGQRFGAGHLIDVLRGKVTDKVTQYGHEQLSTFGIGADLSETQWRGVLRQLIALGHLRTEGEYNTLELTPSAREVLKGEVALLLRVPSEAPKRGRTGRVAKAGGGREKPAPIALDDDGQRRYAALKAWRAEVAREHNLPAYVVFHDATLAEMARDQPGSLDELGGISGVGAKKLEAYGREILRVLGEAG
- a CDS encoding cytochrome-c peroxidase, translating into MKRAGMAGLLVGLVLLPLAATCVAGTLGLPPLPGPAPAPALAELGRQLFFDRRLSVNGTLSCAMCHVPEQGFTVNELRTSVGMEGISLRRNAPTLLNVAYVRELFVDGRSASLEAQALMPVVHPDEMANPDLRSVMRRIASMAEYRKTFLRAFGSTTPTPQRVSAALAAFERTLLAGDSPFDRWHYAGKTKAIDERARRGYALFMAQGCAQCHPIGARDALFSDGLFHNTGVQARSDARRDSAASFTLTPGLQAHLDADALRRIGVPDLPDDGRYEVTRREADRRAFRTPSLRNVALTAPYMHDGSLATLHEVIDFYAQGGSPDDPRQDARIKPLALSADDRACLVEFLEALTSESLSPGRYRAR
- a CDS encoding Ig-like domain-containing protein, with protein sequence MTRAARFVLLALALLPMLLAGCGGGLYIGWGDYGDDNAPSVSIATGQTSVAAGGTLRVVAAASDNDSGIDEVAFYRLDGSAATRLGSVGGPPYEWDVFVPADGRTQVRVFARARDGAGNEADSTVLAVTVTP
- a CDS encoding selenium-binding protein SBP56-related protein, coding for MTLHRSIAALSRSIVVAGIAAAFAPAQADETCNSPYMAKLLTGQEDYVHVWTLGVKGMGDGNDKLVTIDANPKSKQYGKVIHKIVLPGRGEAHHMGFTDDRRFLWAGRLDDNKIFVFDMSRPDKPRLTKTITNLVAKTGFVGPHTFYAMPGRMLVQALSNAKDHGGQTGLVMFNNKGDIIEKYPMPTTDIGGTQGDGYGYDIAINPAKNVMLTSSFTGWNNYMMDLGKLIKDGEAMKRFGNTMVAWDVKAMKPLKVMSVPGAPLEIRWSLKEGDNWAITATALTSKLWLIKQDAKGEWQAKDVATIGDPSKVPLPVDISITADGKGLWVNTFMDGTTRYFDLTNPEQPKQTYTMNTGRQVNMVSQSWDGKRLYITSSLLANWDKKGEDNEQVLRAYDWDGKALKQRFEVDFAKLKLGRAHHMKFTARPAGQELAAAGTLMARAPK
- a CDS encoding cysteine rich repeat-containing protein, with the translated sequence MRLPPQLLAALGLLIGASAVFAADAPAGTCRDDAKKHCASVQPGGGRLMTCLKDKQSELSSACQAALPVMERCAQEVKSACGTSGKRGMRECLRSQSDKISPECRSLAPQR